One window of the Acidobacteriota bacterium genome contains the following:
- a CDS encoding NAD(P)/FAD-dependent oxidoreductase produces MDASSTSASPTDAATADARNSTSYDAIFVGGAFSSASCALLLKQRRPEARILLVEARDHGERKVGEVGEATVEVSGCFLHRNLGLYDHLSREHLPKHGLRYWFTDGPERKLREMSEVGPTMVPPLPSFQLDRGLLDEHLLDLAEEAGCEVLRPAKVESVETGWPVTTVEVATDEGPRTLTTRWLLDGSGRRTFLARRLGLKEREERHPVAALWGRWEGVLDLDSAEMLTDRPGKPGLPPTAAARRLATNHFCGYGWWCWVIPLANGRTSIGLVYDKSLLELPGSGPVEARYVDFLRVQPGLRELLADAQPIDGEFMAYSHLPYRSRRYMDRGWGLLGDAAAFIDPFYSPGLDHAVISAFATARIVGDDLESAVDEDGLDRLIAEHNSQFCRSYDRWLLGLYENKYELMGDAELMACTYLVDTALYYLGVVTPVYTVPEALANPILGLPNRSASIAYRILRLFNRRMLRLARVRRRNGTYGRRNIGWRLTNKPFGLHHKTLSPLFQGLRLWLRLELSALGGRWRSGGSTESLPTTESAATEPG; encoded by the coding sequence ATGGACGCATCATCGACCTCCGCATCACCTACCGACGCCGCCACCGCGGACGCTCGGAACAGCACGAGCTACGACGCCATCTTCGTCGGCGGCGCCTTCTCCAGCGCCAGCTGTGCCCTGTTGCTCAAGCAACGGCGGCCGGAAGCCCGCATTCTGTTGGTGGAAGCGCGGGATCACGGCGAGCGCAAAGTCGGCGAGGTAGGAGAAGCGACGGTGGAGGTCTCCGGCTGCTTCCTGCACCGCAACCTCGGCCTCTATGATCACCTCTCCCGGGAGCATCTGCCCAAGCACGGCCTGCGCTATTGGTTCACCGATGGCCCGGAGCGCAAGCTGCGGGAAATGTCCGAGGTGGGCCCCACGATGGTGCCGCCGCTGCCCAGCTTTCAGCTCGACCGCGGGCTCCTGGACGAACACCTGTTGGACCTCGCCGAAGAAGCCGGCTGCGAAGTGCTGCGTCCGGCCAAGGTGGAGTCGGTGGAGACCGGCTGGCCGGTGACTACGGTGGAGGTCGCCACGGACGAGGGCCCACGCACCCTCACCACCCGCTGGCTACTGGACGGCAGCGGCCGGCGCACCTTCCTGGCCCGACGCCTGGGGCTCAAGGAGCGCGAGGAGCGCCATCCGGTGGCCGCCCTGTGGGGCCGTTGGGAGGGCGTGCTGGACCTGGACAGCGCGGAGATGCTCACCGACCGCCCGGGCAAGCCGGGGCTGCCCCCCACCGCCGCCGCCCGCCGCCTGGCCACCAACCACTTCTGTGGCTACGGCTGGTGGTGCTGGGTCATTCCCCTCGCCAACGGCCGCACTAGCATCGGCCTGGTCTACGACAAGAGCCTGTTGGAGCTCCCCGGATCCGGCCCCGTGGAAGCTCGCTACGTCGACTTCCTGCGGGTCCAGCCGGGACTGCGGGAGCTGCTGGCGGACGCCCAGCCCATCGACGGCGAATTCATGGCCTACAGCCACCTGCCCTACCGCTCCCGCCGCTACATGGACCGCGGTTGGGGCCTGCTGGGGGACGCCGCCGCCTTCATCGACCCCTTCTACAGCCCGGGGTTGGACCACGCCGTCATCTCCGCCTTCGCCACCGCCCGCATCGTCGGCGACGACCTGGAGAGCGCGGTGGATGAGGACGGGTTGGATCGCCTTATCGCCGAGCACAACTCCCAGTTCTGCCGTTCCTACGACCGCTGGCTGCTGGGGCTCTACGAGAACAAATACGAGCTCATGGGCGACGCCGAGCTCATGGCTTGCACCTACTTGGTGGACACCGCGCTCTACTATCTGGGGGTGGTGACGCCGGTCTACACCGTACCCGAAGCCCTGGCCAACCCCATCCTCGGCTTGCCCAACCGCTCCGCGAGCATCGCCTATCGCATCCTGCGGCTGTTCAACCGGCGGATGTTGCGCCTGGCCCGGGTACGCCGCCGCAACGGTACCTACGGCCGCCGCAACATCGGCTGGCGCCTGACCAACAAACCCTTCGGTCTGCACCACAAGACCCTCTCACCGCTCTTCCAAGGGCTGCGGCTGTGGCTCCGGCTGGAGCTCTCCGCTCTGGGCGGACGCTGGCGCTCCGGCGGCTCCACCGAGAGCCTGCCCACCACCGAGTCCGCCGCTACTGAGCCGGGCTAG
- a CDS encoding lysophospholipid acyltransferase family protein: MVKLLWWLLNGVEAVALVVWSAFWITAALVVRLVTGSAEIPLAMARHIWAPGLLNVGYIRLRIEGREAIDFRRPYLFVMNHQSQVDICVAFRAVPVNLRFLVKDELRKVPFLGWYIAAMGMVFIDRRERLRSLRQLETVIELLRTGHSFLSFPEGSRSRDGRLRRFKVGVFLAAIEAGVPVLPVAVDGAAEILPPETFSVRPGIIRVRFGQPIETVGLEPEDRAGLARRARSEIEGMLEELRGRN; this comes from the coding sequence ATGGTGAAGCTCCTGTGGTGGCTGCTCAACGGCGTCGAGGCGGTGGCGCTGGTGGTGTGGAGCGCGTTCTGGATCACCGCCGCTCTGGTGGTGCGGCTGGTCACCGGCTCGGCGGAGATTCCCCTCGCCATGGCCCGGCACATCTGGGCGCCGGGGCTGCTCAACGTCGGCTACATCCGTTTGCGCATCGAGGGGCGGGAGGCCATCGACTTCCGCCGTCCCTATCTCTTCGTCATGAACCACCAAAGTCAGGTGGATATCTGCGTCGCCTTCCGGGCGGTGCCGGTGAATCTGCGCTTCCTGGTCAAGGACGAGCTGCGCAAGGTGCCCTTCCTGGGCTGGTACATCGCCGCCATGGGCATGGTCTTCATCGACCGGCGGGAGCGGCTGCGCTCGCTACGCCAGCTGGAGACGGTGATCGAGCTGCTGCGCACGGGCCACAGCTTTCTCTCCTTTCCCGAGGGATCGCGGAGCCGAGACGGACGCCTGCGGCGCTTCAAGGTGGGAGTCTTCTTGGCGGCCATCGAGGCCGGCGTGCCGGTACTGCCGGTGGCGGTGGACGGCGCCGCCGAGATTCTGCCGCCGGAGACTTTCTCCGTACGGCCGGGCATCATCCGGGTGCGCTTCGGGCAGCCCATCGAGACCGTCGGTCTGGAGCCGGAGGATCGCGCCGGGCTGGCCCGCCGGGCGCGGTCGGAGATCGAGGGGATGCTCGAAGAGCTGCGGGGAAGAAACTGA